The Candidatus Omnitrophota bacterium genome contains a region encoding:
- a CDS encoding tetratricopeptide repeat protein — protein MPQTAGPLILEIFRSDRHLKMSLFASGDMAQTLRRYSQCSVEFEEVRELSGQISSILSNASTKPSHDPGLIDDLKKNGRILWDELFSRQVKERLKLSGVRGLVLFFDEELVGVPWELLYDGSDFLGLKFNLGRLIRTKYQDPPASFRGHTAKLKMLILANPTADLDSAYLEGINIKNQFDRSRKDLSIDFKSTHIDTLYVKKTLREYDIVHFAGHCEYDREDLQNTGWVLSDRRFTTRDILAMGEGQQMPGLVFSNGCHTARVLKDGADRDYQEKNYSLASAFLFSGVRHYIGAVHKIEDPVSFSFAREFYSRLIKGDPVGECVRQARLRLVVDYGMNSGHWARYILYGDPDFFFFKGGEKARPASVSGVADAIGRKRRRKFFSFVVFVLAAATIALSAYIWLPTLNPGTYFLFSRSRRLFRQGDNPEVIRTLEKVIRDDPGFLAAYPLIADTYSRIGRRKETLKYYFDYMLASQRLDPSRLPALAYIMAGWTYHQSGEYDKARDFYERGLDASRKNNDKLNEALALRKMALWHMDKGDDNRALELLTKSSEINRQRQFIQGHKYNLACDYFDLGLLFVNKGDLAAAKEFYARSLDMFKTFDRKDGISDYYFNLGEIYLFEKQYLKARDNYFKGLKIDQALGATADLSSDYNMIGELYSEMNDPEKAEEFFKKAEALSRQTDSRMELAAASYNLGLLYKKKRRKNKAREYFRQAQEIYKAVDSPDKHLVKKELLSLDN, from the coding sequence ATGCCGCAGACAGCAGGGCCATTGATCCTGGAGATATTCCGCAGCGACCGTCATCTTAAGATGAGCCTTTTTGCGTCCGGCGATATGGCGCAAACCCTGAGGAGGTACAGCCAGTGTTCAGTGGAATTCGAAGAGGTCCGTGAATTAAGCGGGCAGATCAGCTCTATATTAAGCAATGCGAGCACGAAACCAAGCCATGACCCCGGATTGATCGACGATCTCAAGAAGAACGGCCGGATCCTCTGGGACGAATTGTTCAGCAGGCAGGTCAAAGAAAGGCTTAAACTTTCCGGCGTCAGGGGGCTGGTTTTATTTTTTGACGAGGAGCTGGTAGGGGTGCCCTGGGAGCTGTTGTATGACGGCAGCGATTTCTTGGGGCTTAAATTCAACCTGGGAAGGCTGATCCGGACGAAATACCAGGATCCCCCGGCAAGTTTTCGCGGACATACTGCGAAGCTAAAGATGCTTATACTGGCTAATCCCACCGCTGATCTTGATTCCGCTTACCTTGAAGGCATCAATATAAAAAACCAGTTTGACCGTTCCCGCAAAGACTTGAGCATTGATTTCAAATCCACGCATATCGATACTTTATACGTGAAGAAAACGCTGAGGGAATATGACATCGTTCATTTTGCCGGCCACTGCGAATATGACCGCGAGGACCTGCAGAATACCGGATGGGTCCTTTCGGACCGCAGATTTACCACCCGGGATATCCTGGCTATGGGCGAGGGGCAGCAGATGCCGGGTTTGGTGTTTTCCAACGGCTGCCATACCGCCAGGGTATTAAAAGACGGCGCCGACCGGGATTATCAGGAGAAGAATTACAGCCTGGCTTCGGCTTTTTTATTTTCAGGGGTCAGGCATTACATCGGCGCGGTGCATAAGATAGAAGACCCGGTGAGTTTTTCCTTTGCCCGGGAGTTTTACAGCCGGTTGATCAAAGGCGATCCGGTAGGTGAGTGCGTGCGGCAGGCAAGATTGAGGCTGGTGGTCGATTACGGGATGAATTCAGGGCATTGGGCCAGGTATATACTTTATGGGGACCCGGATTTCTTTTTCTTCAAGGGGGGAGAAAAAGCGCGGCCAGCCTCTGTGTCCGGAGTGGCGGATGCGATCGGGCGTAAAAGGCGCAGAAAATTTTTTTCATTCGTTGTTTTCGTTCTTGCGGCCGCAACGATCGCCCTGTCCGCGTATATCTGGCTGCCTACCTTGAATCCCGGAACGTATTTCCTGTTTTCCCGATCCCGCAGACTGTTCCGGCAAGGGGACAATCCGGAGGTGATACGGACCTTGGAGAAGGTCATCCGCGATGACCCGGGTTTTCTGGCGGCGTATCCTTTGATCGCGGATACTTATTCCAGGATAGGCCGGCGCAAAGAAACTTTGAAATATTATTTTGATTATATGCTTGCCAGCCAGAGGCTGGATCCGTCAAGGCTTCCGGCTTTGGCGTATATAATGGCCGGGTGGACGTATCACCAGTCCGGTGAATACGATAAGGCCCGGGATTTTTATGAGCGGGGGTTGGACGCCAGCAGGAAAAACAATGATAAATTGAACGAGGCGCTGGCGTTGCGCAAGATGGCCCTTTGGCATATGGATAAAGGTGACGATAACCGGGCATTGGAATTGCTTACTAAAAGCTCCGAAATAAACCGGCAGAGGCAGTTTATTCAGGGGCATAAATATAACCTTGCCTGCGATTATTTCGATCTGGGCCTTTTGTTCGTGAACAAAGGCGATCTTGCCGCGGCAAAAGAATTTTATGCCAGGAGCCTGGATATGTTCAAAACTTTTGATCGTAAGGATGGGATAAGCGATTATTATTTTAACCTGGGGGAGATATACCTTTTCGAGAAGCAATATCTTAAGGCGAGGGATAATTATTTTAAAGGGCTGAAGATAGACCAAGCCCTGGGCGCGACGGCGGATCTGTCCAGCGATTATAATATGATAGGCGAATTGTACTCGGAGATGAATGATCCGGAAAAGGCGGAAGAATTTTTTAAAAAGGCGGAGGCCCTGTCGCGGCAGACGGATTCCCGGATGGAATTAGCCGCGGCATCTTATAATCTCGGGCTTTTATATAAGAAAAAAAGGCGTAAAAACAAAGCCCGGGAGTATTTTCGACAGGCTCAGGAGATATACAAGGCGGTTGATAGCCCGGATAAGCATCTGGTCAAGAAGGAGCTGCTTTCTCTGGATAATTAG
- a CDS encoding PilZ domain-containing protein, whose amino-acid sequence MADRRRYDRFEVDLPLHNLDFKSMRELDGKSRDISSKGIGMVSNNELPVGTSLDIWLHMPDNDEEIHTKGTVAWSVNTGPGQFRLGINLEKEDLKPIPIVLRTIHMRTRYYH is encoded by the coding sequence ATGGCGGATAGAAGGAGATACGACCGTTTTGAGGTTGATCTACCATTGCATAATCTTGATTTTAAGTCGATGCGGGAGTTGGACGGCAAAAGCCGCGATATAAGCTCTAAAGGCATAGGGATGGTTTCGAATAATGAACTGCCGGTGGGGACCAGTTTGGATATCTGGCTGCATATGCCGGATAATGATGAGGAGATCCATACCAAGGGAACAGTTGCCTGGTCGGTTAATACCGGTCCTGGCCAGTTCAGGCTGGGGATAAACCTGGAAAAAGAGGACCTTAAACCCATACCGATCGTTTTGCGGACGATCCATATGCGCACCCGTTATTATCATTAA
- a CDS encoding PilZ domain-containing protein, with protein sequence MEESSYYVSKCNDRRRYQRLNLSFNVTYKIDSPVDARVAFGSREIEAVTLDIGEGGMAILTEQDIPPWTILSMKFRLIRMDKEGKVNYSDPVQMCGEVRSNNIFEERKHRLGISFVEKEPEVTNRIGDFVIKTVEL encoded by the coding sequence ATGGAAGAGTCTTCTTATTATGTAAGCAAATGCAATGACCGGCGCAGATACCAGCGTTTAAATCTCAGTTTTAATGTTACCTACAAAATCGACAGCCCGGTGGACGCGCGTGTGGCCTTTGGGAGCAGGGAGATCGAGGCCGTAACCCTCGATATCGGCGAGGGCGGTATGGCCATCCTGACCGAGCAGGATATTCCTCCGTGGACGATACTGTCGATGAAATTCCGGCTGATCCGGATGGACAAAGAAGGCAAAGTGAATTATTCCGATCCGGTGCAGATGTGCGGCGAGGTGCGCTCGAATAACATCTTTGAAGAACGGAAGCACCGCCTGGGTATCAGTTTTGTGGAAAAAGAGCCCGAGGTGACGAATCGCATCGGTGATTTTGTGATCAAAACAGTGGAATTATAA
- a CDS encoding transposase — protein MPYREFIFGPGNYYHVFNRGNEKKNIFLEMDDYGRFMAKIKEYKIIHEISVICYCLMPNHFHFLLRQDAKDPVSDFIHRLTVSYSMYFNKHYERVGHLFQGSFRAKLIKDENYLLHLSKYIHRNPVEVLSQGEKLAEYPWSSYPEYLKMADMDICDKAIILEQFRGVNTVRAYKDFVEDRLIENKPLQSKDFFAEPE, from the coding sequence ATGCCATATCGTGAATTCATATTTGGGCCCGGAAATTATTATCATGTGTTCAATCGTGGGAATGAAAAGAAAAACATATTCCTGGAAATGGATGATTATGGGCGTTTTATGGCTAAGATCAAAGAATATAAAATTATCCATGAGATCAGTGTTATTTGCTATTGTTTGATGCCGAATCATTTTCACTTTTTATTGCGCCAGGACGCTAAAGATCCGGTATCGGACTTCATACATCGGTTGACAGTAAGCTATTCGATGTATTTTAATAAACACTACGAACGCGTGGGACATCTTTTTCAGGGGAGTTTTCGGGCGAAGTTGATAAAAGACGAAAATTATTTATTGCATCTATCGAAGTATATACATCGGAATCCGGTGGAAGTCTTATCCCAGGGGGAGAAGTTGGCTGAATATCCCTGGTCAAGTTACCCTGAATACCTGAAAATGGCTGATATGGATATCTGCGATAAAGCTATAATTCTGGAGCAATTCCGCGGCGTCAATACAGTCAGAGCTTATAAAGATTTTGTGGAGGATCGTTTGATAGAGAATAAACCGTTACAATCGAAGGATTTCTTTGCGGAACCTGAATAG
- the trxA gene encoding thioredoxin — translation MALMHFTDGNFTKEVLESDVPVVVDFWATWCGPCKMVAPIIDELAKEYDKKVKIGKVDVDESPNTASKFGVMSIPTIMFFKGGKVMEQSVGAISKSDLKKKIDENI, via the coding sequence ATGGCATTAATGCATTTTACTGATGGCAATTTCACGAAAGAGGTCCTGGAATCGGATGTTCCGGTAGTGGTTGATTTTTGGGCTACCTGGTGCGGGCCTTGCAAGATGGTCGCTCCGATCATCGATGAATTGGCCAAGGAATACGATAAGAAGGTCAAGATCGGCAAGGTGGATGTTGACGAGAGCCCCAATACCGCCTCAAAGTTCGGGGTTATGTCCATCCCGACTATAATGTTCTTTAAAGGCGGTAAGGTAATGGAGCAGAGCGTCGGCGCCATAAGCAAGTCCGATCTTAAGAAAAAAATCGACGAAAATATTTGA
- a CDS encoding AAA family ATPase, whose amino-acid sequence MKKIFIAATKQNDGKTTVSLGLVCNFQQRFKKVAFIKPIGQRYLEEEGLKIDEDSILIEESCGIRSSLKDMSPIAVEKGFTERYIAHPNKDTISRQIKDSFRRISKKQDLIVIEGTGHAGVGSVFDHSNAMVARMTGSKVVIVSSGGVGRPIDEIILNKALFDKEGVKILGVIINKVLPAKFDKINALVRKGLKRRGIDVLGVIPFDPMLSYPTVKQILEETNFELLCGKDYLESYVSRVIVGAMKPANALRYMVDDSLLITAGDADDMIKAALGEFRESDRKRLKISGIILSGGLSPDKPIMDLLTRARIPVLLSAADTYSVSYCIHDLTVKIQPENTIKIKTAVEMVKNYVDLDKILKGI is encoded by the coding sequence ATGAAGAAGATATTTATTGCCGCCACCAAGCAGAATGACGGCAAGACTACAGTGTCTTTGGGGCTGGTTTGCAATTTCCAGCAAAGGTTCAAAAAAGTCGCTTTTATTAAGCCTATCGGCCAGCGTTACCTGGAAGAAGAAGGCTTGAAGATCGACGAGGATTCGATACTTATCGAAGAGTCGTGCGGAATACGCAGCAGCCTCAAGGATATGAGCCCGATCGCGGTGGAGAAGGGTTTCACCGAGCGCTACATCGCCCACCCGAATAAGGATACTATTTCCAGGCAGATCAAAGATTCATTCCGCCGGATCTCCAAAAAGCAGGATCTGATAGTCATCGAAGGCACGGGCCACGCCGGAGTTGGTTCGGTTTTTGACCATTCCAACGCCATGGTAGCCAGGATGACCGGTTCCAAGGTGGTGATCGTTTCTTCGGGAGGCGTTGGCAGGCCGATAGACGAGATAATCCTGAACAAGGCGCTTTTTGATAAAGAAGGGGTCAAGATCCTCGGGGTGATTATAAATAAAGTTTTGCCGGCTAAATTCGATAAGATCAACGCCTTGGTCCGTAAAGGGCTGAAAAGGCGCGGCATTGACGTGCTGGGTGTCATACCGTTCGACCCGATGTTGTCTTATCCGACCGTCAAGCAGATACTTGAGGAGACCAACTTTGAACTTTTATGCGGCAAGGATTACCTGGAGAGTTACGTGTCCCGGGTGATCGTCGGGGCGATGAAGCCGGCGAATGCCCTGCGCTATATGGTAGACGACAGCCTGCTGATCACCGCCGGAGACGCCGATGATATGATCAAAGCGGCATTAGGCGAGTTCAGGGAATCGGACAGGAAACGGCTGAAGATATCCGGTATCATCCTATCCGGCGGGCTCAGCCCGGATAAGCCGATCATGGACCTTTTGACCCGGGCCCGGATCCCTGTGCTTTTGTCCGCCGCTGACACATATTCGGTTTCATACTGTATTCATGATCTTACGGTAAAGATACAACCGGAGAATACCATAAAGATAAAGACCGCCGTGGAGATGGTCAAAAATTACGTGGACCTGGATAAAATATTAAAGGGGATATAA
- a CDS encoding phosphate acyltransferase: MDTVRRIREKARKSLKTIALPEYNDKRVIEAARIIEDEGVAKALLLTPDKINPHEKERYIAEYYELRKAKGVEMDAVRKLFDDPLYYAAMLTREGKVDGFVAGASHTTADVCRASITCVGIEERLRIVSSCFIMVVPNCSFGYEGTFIFADCGVVPDPTPRQLACIALASAELGARVLDLVPRVGLLSYSTRGSAQGKAIDNVREAFGILKEMAPDLLCDGEMQVDAAIVPEVAKIKYPDSPVSGRANVLIFPNLEAGNIAYKIVERLARARAIGPLLLGLKSPCSDLSRGCSVEDVVDCVAISAIRA; the protein is encoded by the coding sequence ATGGATACCGTAAGAAGAATAAGGGAAAAAGCCAGGAAGAGCCTGAAAACGATCGCTTTGCCGGAGTATAACGATAAGCGCGTGATTGAGGCGGCTCGGATCATCGAGGATGAAGGCGTGGCCAAGGCTTTGCTGCTTACCCCGGATAAGATCAACCCGCACGAGAAGGAAAGATATATCGCCGAATATTACGAGCTGCGCAAGGCCAAAGGCGTGGAGATGGACGCGGTCCGGAAACTTTTTGACGACCCGTTGTATTACGCGGCAATGCTTACCCGCGAAGGCAAGGTCGACGGGTTTGTCGCCGGGGCCAGCCATACCACCGCGGATGTCTGCCGGGCGTCGATAACCTGCGTGGGCATCGAGGAAAGATTAAGGATTGTTTCCAGTTGTTTTATCATGGTTGTCCCGAATTGTTCATTCGGATATGAAGGGACTTTTATATTCGCCGATTGCGGGGTGGTCCCGGACCCGACCCCCAGGCAATTGGCCTGCATAGCGCTGGCTTCCGCGGAATTAGGCGCCCGTGTTTTGGATCTTGTCCCGCGGGTGGGATTGCTCAGTTATTCCACCAGAGGCTCGGCGCAGGGCAAGGCCATTGATAATGTGCGCGAGGCTTTCGGGATTTTAAAGGAGATGGCCCCTGACCTGTTGTGCGACGGAGAAATGCAGGTCGACGCGGCGATCGTCCCAGAGGTGGCTAAGATCAAATATCCGGACAGCCCGGTCAGCGGCAGGGCCAATGTCTTGATATTCCCTAATCTGGAAGCGGGAAATATCGCATATAAGATTGTTGAGCGCCTGGCCAGGGCCAGGGCTATCGGGCCGTTATTGCTGGGTTTGAAAAGTCCGTGTAGCGATCTGTCCCGCGGCTGTTCCGTCGAGGATGTGGTTGATTGCGTGGCGATCTCGGCTATCAGGGCATAA
- a CDS encoding DJ-1/PfpI family protein, protein MKNVLMVIAEDHFRDEEYFQPKNALEIKGINVLTASASLNTATGSLGGKVAPDLLISAADMKDYDALVLIGGGGAEQYYDDPVVHNLIRQAENRQKIIAAICIAPVILARAGALKGKKATVWHSEAGEINNAGGKYTGSKVEKDGNIITANGPDAVLGFIDELLKLLLN, encoded by the coding sequence ATGAAAAATGTGCTGATGGTAATTGCCGAAGATCATTTCAGGGATGAAGAGTATTTTCAGCCTAAGAATGCCCTGGAAATTAAAGGGATCAACGTGCTGACCGCGTCCGCGTCCCTGAATACGGCTACCGGGTCCCTGGGAGGGAAGGTGGCGCCGGATCTGTTGATCTCTGCTGCGGATATGAAAGATTACGACGCTCTGGTTTTAATTGGTGGAGGCGGGGCGGAACAATATTATGATGACCCGGTCGTGCATAACCTTATCCGTCAGGCTGAAAACCGGCAAAAAATTATTGCCGCTATCTGTATAGCCCCGGTTATTCTGGCCAGGGCCGGGGCATTGAAAGGCAAAAAGGCCACTGTATGGCATTCTGAGGCTGGCGAGATAAATAATGCCGGAGGCAAATATACCGGATCGAAGGTGGAAAAGGACGGCAATATCATTACGGCTAACGGGCCGGATGCGGTGCTGGGGTTCATTGACGAATTGCTTAAGCTGCTTTTGAATTAA
- a CDS encoding aspartate 1-decarboxylase — translation MMRMMLKSKIHRATVTDANLYYEGSITIDQCLMERSGILANEKVEVLNLNNGSRLETYVITGKKRSGIVCLNGPAARGACKGDKIIIVAYALVEDKDCPGVKPKIVKVDERNRIKD, via the coding sequence ATGATGAGGATGATGTTGAAATCAAAGATACACCGGGCTACGGTAACCGATGCCAACCTTTATTATGAAGGCAGTATTACTATCGACCAGTGCCTGATGGAAAGATCCGGGATACTGGCCAATGAAAAGGTCGAAGTGCTGAACCTGAATAACGGCTCGCGCCTGGAAACTTATGTAATAACCGGGAAAAAAAGATCGGGGATCGTCTGTCTTAACGGCCCGGCAGCCAGAGGCGCTTGCAAGGGCGATAAAATAATCATTGTGGCTTACGCCCTGGTGGAGGACAAGGATTGCCCGGGCGTAAAACCTAAAATAGTGAAAGTCGATGAGCGAAACAGGATTAAAGATTAG